TCGTCCTCGACCTCGACGGCAATCCGCAGCCGGTGCGCACCCGCGAGCACCGGAGCGAGATGGCCGTGACGATCGGCGCCGACGGATTCTCGTACACCCGCGAGGGCGACGACGAAGCGATGCCGTCGTGGAAGCAGGGCGAGTACAAGCTGGGAAACCAGCTCTGATGCTCTCCGCCGAGGACGTCTCCCGCATCGCCGACGAGCTCGCCGAGGCCGACCGCACGCACGGCGTCATCCCGAGGATCACCGCCCGCTACCCGGGGGCGACGGTCGAGGATTCGTACGCGATCCAGGGGGTGTGGCGCGATCGGATGATCGCGTCGGGCCGCCGTCTCGTCGGTCGAAAGATCGGTCTCACGTCGAAGGCGATGCAGCAGGCGACCGGCATCACCGAGCCCGACTACGGGGTCATGTTCGACGACACCGTCTACCGCTCGGGCGACCGCATCCCGGTCGACCACTTCTCCAACGTGCGCATCGAGGTCGAGCTGGCGTTCGTTCTCGCCCGCCCGCTCGAAGGTCCCGACTGCACGCTCGACGACGCCCTCGCGGCGATCGAGTACGCCGTTCCCGCCCTCGAGGTGCTCAACTCGCACATCGAGCTCGAGGGCCGCACGATCGTCGACACGATCAGCGACAACGCCGCCTATGGTGCGATGGTCCTCGGCACCGAGCACCGCCGCCCCGATGAGATCGACCTGCGGTGGGTGCCGGGCGTGCTCTCGCGGAACGGCGAGATCGAGGAGACGGGCGTCGCACAGGGAGTGCTCGGCCACCCCGCGACGGGTGTCGCGTGGCTCGCGAACAAGTTCCACCAGCACGGGGCGCGGCTCGAGGCGGGAGAGATCATCCTGGCGGGCTCGTTCACCCGGCCGATGTGGGTCTCGCGAGGCGACCTGGTGCGCTGCGACTATGGACCGATGGGGGTCATCGAATGCCGTTTCATCTGAATCCGACCTTCCGCGACGCGCTCGCGGCGGCCGACCGCCCGCTCGCCGGGATGTGGGTCTGCTCCGGGTCGCCGCTCGTCGCCGAGATCTGCGCGGGTGCAGGGCTCGACTGGCTGCTCATCGACATGGAGCACTCCCCGAACGGACTCGAGTCGGTGTTGGCGCAGCTGCAGGCGGTCGGCGCGGCACCCGTGACACCCGTCGTCCGGGTGCCGATCGGCGATGTCGTCACGATCAAGCAGGTGCTCGATCTCGGCGCCCAGAACATCCTCGTCCCCATGGTCGATACGGCCGAGCAGGCGAGTGAGCTCGTCGAGGCGGTCCGCTATCCCCCGCGGGGTCGCCGCGGGGTCGGGTCGGCGCTCGCCCGCTCGGCCCGCTGGAACCGCGTCGAGGACTACCTCGCCGACGCCGACCGGCACGTGTCGCTGTTCGTCCAGGTCGAGACCACCGAGGGCGTGCACAACGCGGCCGAGATCGCCGCGGTCGACGGGGTCGACGGGGTCTTCGTCGGCCCGAGCGACCTCGCGGCCTCGATGGGCCTGCTGGGCGCGCAGACGCATCCCGATGTCGTCGCCGCCGTCCTCGACGCGTTCACCGCCGTCCGCGCGGCGGGCAAGCCCGTGGGCGTCAACGCATTCGACCCGGATGCCGCACAGCGCTACCTCGACGAGGGTGCGTCGTTCGTGCTGGTCGGCGCCGACGTCGCCCTGCTCGCGCGGGGGTCCGAGGCGCTCGCGGCCCGGTGGGGTCGCGCCGGCGGCTGAGGGTCCGCGCGAACGTCAGCGGGCGGCATCCCACCACTGCAAGGTGCGGACCGCGAGGAACGTGAGCCACCGCGACGGCTGACCCTCGGGAGCATCGACATCGAACCAGCGTCGCCCTTCGAGCGTTCGCCCCTGGTGCCACGCGCCGTCGGGATGCCGCGCCGCGCGCACCATCTCGATCGCCGCGGCGAGTCGCGGATCAGGAGCGGAACCGTCGCGCAGCGACGCCTCGCGGAAGTGGTCGAGCGCGGCGAGCGCGCTGTAGCGGTGCCGGTTGGGGTACACGAAGTCGGTGACGAAAGAGCCGACGAGCTCGCCCGTCGACAGCCGGTAGGCGAGGCGCCGCTCGAGCAGGTATTCCTCGCCGCGGTTCCGACTGGCCCGGAGGGCCGTGTCGCCGGTGAACTGCTCATAGGCGAGCATGCCGCGGACGGCATTCAGCGTCGAGTGGAACGAACCGCGCACCGAATCGCCCTCCTCCGCCTCGCAGTTCCAGCCGCCGTCGGCGAGCTGATGTGCGGGGAACCACGCGGCGAGGGCGGAGACGTCTGCACCGAGCCACGCTCCCGCGCCCAGGGTGAACGCGTTGATGCAGACATCCACCTCACCGCCCCAATAGGGCAGGTCGTCGTACTCCCAGCGACTGTTGCGGTCGAGCTTTTCCGCGGTGCCCCCGAGAGCGGATGCCGCGACTCCCCACTCACGCAGATCCTTCAGCGTCCAGGTCGTCGCCGTCCACGGCTGGCCGGGCATCTCGGACTCGGGGCTGCCGAAGAACCCGGCGGGGAAGTACGCCCCGCCCTCCCACTGCCCGTCAGCCCCCTGCTGAGCGAGGAGAGTCGCGCCGTTCCCCTCCGTCGCGACCCGCGCGCGTGTGGCCTCCCACTGTGCGCTCGGCGCCCTGAGCAGATCCCGCTCGACCTGCCATCGCAGCGACGGATCGGAGTCGAGCAGCCAGTCGAGGGTCTCCTGCGCGGGGGTCATGCCTGCATCCTCGCGCCGGCCGCCGACATCCGCCAGGGCGCGCACCCTGCCCTCCCCTCGACAAACGGCATCCCGGTCCAGGCACGCGGCGCCGCCCCCTGTCTCGTCCCGGATGCCGTTTCTCGGCACGCGCGCGGCTCCCCCGCCACCGGCGCACCGGGCGTCGCTCAGGCGACCTGCACCGGAACTCAGCGCTGCGCGAGCATCTCGCCGTAGCCGTCCTCGAACGACGGGTATGCGAGGCCGTCGACGACCTCGGCCAGACGCGACCCGTCGAGGATGGTGCCGCGCCGCTCGGCGGGCTCCCCCCGAGGCGGCACCGGCACGCCGAGGCGACCGGCGAGGAAGGTCACGACCTCGCCGAGCGTCGCGGGCCGCCGGTCGACGGCGTGGAGGACGGCAGGCACCTCGTCGGCCTGCAGGAGCGTCACGATCGTGCGGACGACGTCGGTCTCGTGGATGCGGTTGGTCCGGCGGTCGTGATCGACGGGTGTGCCTGCGAGCACCTGGCGGATGAGCCGATCGCGGCCGGGGCCGTAGATGCCGGCGGGGCGCAGGATGGTCGCGCCGAACAGCTCCACCGCGCGCTCCTCCCCGTCGACGAGCTGCTGGGCGCGCTCGCTCCGCGGCCGCGGCTCGTCGCTCTCGTCGAGCGGACGCTCGTCGCCGTACCCCTCGAACACGCGCGTCGACGACACCCATACCGTGCGCCTCGGAGCGGCGGGCAGCGCCTCGGCGACGCGGGTGATCGCGGCCGCGAGGAAGTCGGGCTCGTCCCCCGGGGGGAGCGTCACGACGACGGCATCGACCGCGGGCAAGGCTTCCGCAAGCGGCTGGGACAGATCCGCGGCGATGTGCCGCCAGCCGTCCGAATCGGATGCCGCCGACCGCCGCAGCGTGACCACCTCGCCGCCCGCGCTGCGGAGCTCTTCCGCCACGCGCGAACCGATGCGTCCGGAACCGACCAACAGCGTGCGTGCGGGAGTCATCCCCCCATCCTCTCCCGCCTCGGCGATGACGGGCGTGTAACAAAGCGACGCCCCGGGACCCGCGGCATCCGTCCTCACGCGAGAATGATTCCGGCACCCGTGATCCGCACCGCGGGCGTCTCCCGAATTCCCCGTCCGAGTCCGCTCGGCGCCCCCGGAGGCCCACATGTCCCGTCGTCCCGCCCTGCGCACCGCACTCGTCGCGTCCGCCGCGGCCCTCGCCCTCCTCCTCGGAGGTTGCGCCTCGAACCCGGCCCCGGGCGCCGGATCGTCCGCCGGCGCGACTCCCTCGGCCGACGACTACGTCACCCCCGGGAAGTTCACCGTCGCCACCGGCGAGACCGCCTACGAGCCCTACGTCTACGACGACAAGCCCGAGTCGGGCAAGGGCTTCGAGTCTGCCGTGGCGTACGCCGTCGCAGACAAGCTCGGCTTCGCGAAGGACGACGTCGAGTGGGTCCGCACGAGCTTCGAGGCGGCGATCGCGCCGGGGCCCAAGAGCTTCGACGTGAACCTGCAGCAGTACACGATCACCGACGACCGCAAGAAGGGCGTCGACTTCTCGTCGCCGTACTACTCCGCGAGCCAGTCGATCATCGCCCTCAAGGGCGGCAAGGCCGACGGTGTCACCGACCTCGCCGGGCTGAAGGGCATCACGATCGGCGCCATGGCGAACTCGACGAGCGCCCTGACGCTCGACGCTCTCGACGTCGATCTGACGCCGAAGCTCTACAACTCGAACGAGGACGCGACTGCGGCCCTCAGCGCCGGACAGGTGGATGCCGTCGTCCTCGACACCCCCACCGCCTACGTCGCGGTCACCGCGTACATCCCGGATTCCTTCATCGTCGGCGAGCTCCCGAAGGTGGGCGTCGAGGACCAGTGGGGCCTGCTCCTCGCCAAGGACTCCCCGCTGACGCCCGCCGTCAGCGCCGCCGTCGACGCACTCCGCGAAGACGGCACCCTTGCGAAGCTCGAGAAGGAGTGGCTCTCGGGGCTGACCGCAGGCGTGACGAAGCTCCAGTGAGGACGCGCTAGCGTCGATCCGTGAGTACCAGCATCCCGAGCGCACTCGAGCTCGACCGTCGCGCCTACCGGCGTGGGCGGGAGCGTCGGTCCGTGCTCATCGCGATCGGCTCGACCCTTGCCTTCGCGGTGATCGTCTGGGCGACCGTCATCAACACCGAGGGTTGGTCGAAGGTCCAGCAGGCCTTCTTCGACCCCGCTGTCGCCATCGAGGCGTTGCCGAAGGTGTGGGAGGGCTTCCTCCTCAACCTGACGGTGCTCGGCATCTCGATCTTCACGGTCGGCGGCGTCGCGCTCGTGATCGCCCTGGTGCGCACTCTCCGGGGCCCGGTCTTCTTCCCGGTGCGGGCACTGGCGGCGGGCTACACCGACCTCTTCCGCGGGCTGCCGTTCATCATCGTGCTGTACCTCGTCGGTTTCGGACTCCCAACCATCGTCGGCGAACGCATCGACGAACTGTTCCTCGGCATCCTCGCGGTCACCCTCACCTACTCGGCGTACGTCGCCGAGGTGATCCGGGCCGGCATCGAATCGGTGCACCCGTCGCAGCGCCTCGCCGCCCGCGCGCTCGGCTTGGGCCACGTGCAGACGCTCCGCCGCGTCGTGCTGCCGCAGGCACT
This DNA window, taken from Microbacterium sp. MM2322, encodes the following:
- a CDS encoding fumarylacetoacetate hydrolase family protein gives rise to the protein MLSAEDVSRIADELAEADRTHGVIPRITARYPGATVEDSYAIQGVWRDRMIASGRRLVGRKIGLTSKAMQQATGITEPDYGVMFDDTVYRSGDRIPVDHFSNVRIEVELAFVLARPLEGPDCTLDDALAAIEYAVPALEVLNSHIELEGRTIVDTISDNAAYGAMVLGTEHRRPDEIDLRWVPGVLSRNGEIEETGVAQGVLGHPATGVAWLANKFHQHGARLEAGEIILAGSFTRPMWVSRGDLVRCDYGPMGVIECRFI
- a CDS encoding HpcH/HpaI aldolase/citrate lyase family protein; this encodes MPFHLNPTFRDALAAADRPLAGMWVCSGSPLVAEICAGAGLDWLLIDMEHSPNGLESVLAQLQAVGAAPVTPVVRVPIGDVVTIKQVLDLGAQNILVPMVDTAEQASELVEAVRYPPRGRRGVGSALARSARWNRVEDYLADADRHVSLFVQVETTEGVHNAAEIAAVDGVDGVFVGPSDLAASMGLLGAQTHPDVVAAVLDAFTAVRAAGKPVGVNAFDPDAAQRYLDEGASFVLVGADVALLARGSEALAARWGRAGG
- a CDS encoding squalene cyclase, with the translated sequence MTPAQETLDWLLDSDPSLRWQVERDLLRAPSAQWEATRARVATEGNGATLLAQQGADGQWEGGAYFPAGFFGSPESEMPGQPWTATTWTLKDLREWGVAASALGGTAEKLDRNSRWEYDDLPYWGGEVDVCINAFTLGAGAWLGADVSALAAWFPAHQLADGGWNCEAEEGDSVRGSFHSTLNAVRGMLAYEQFTGDTALRASRNRGEEYLLERRLAYRLSTGELVGSFVTDFVYPNRHRYSALAALDHFREASLRDGSAPDPRLAAAIEMVRAARHPDGAWHQGRTLEGRRWFDVDAPEGQPSRWLTFLAVRTLQWWDAAR
- a CDS encoding NAD(P)H-binding protein, whose product is MTPARTLLVGSGRIGSRVAEELRSAGGEVVTLRRSAASDSDGWRHIAADLSQPLAEALPAVDAVVVTLPPGDEPDFLAAAITRVAEALPAAPRRTVWVSSTRVFEGYGDERPLDESDEPRPRSERAQQLVDGEERAVELFGATILRPAGIYGPGRDRLIRQVLAGTPVDHDRRTNRIHETDVVRTIVTLLQADEVPAVLHAVDRRPATLGEVVTFLAGRLGVPVPPRGEPAERRGTILDGSRLAEVVDGLAYPSFEDGYGEMLAQR
- a CDS encoding ABC transporter substrate-binding protein — protein: MSRRPALRTALVASAAALALLLGGCASNPAPGAGSSAGATPSADDYVTPGKFTVATGETAYEPYVYDDKPESGKGFESAVAYAVADKLGFAKDDVEWVRTSFEAAIAPGPKSFDVNLQQYTITDDRKKGVDFSSPYYSASQSIIALKGGKADGVTDLAGLKGITIGAMANSTSALTLDALDVDLTPKLYNSNEDATAALSAGQVDAVVLDTPTAYVAVTAYIPDSFIVGELPKVGVEDQWGLLLAKDSPLTPAVSAAVDALREDGTLAKLEKEWLSGLTAGVTKLQ
- a CDS encoding amino acid ABC transporter permease; translated protein: MSTSIPSALELDRRAYRRGRERRSVLIAIGSTLAFAVIVWATVINTEGWSKVQQAFFDPAVAIEALPKVWEGFLLNLTVLGISIFTVGGVALVIALVRTLRGPVFFPVRALAAGYTDLFRGLPFIIVLYLVGFGLPTIVGERIDELFLGILAVTLTYSAYVAEVIRAGIESVHPSQRLAARALGLGHVQTLRRVVLPQALRKMTPALMNDFISMQKDVGLISIMASLDALARAKGVVATTYNFTPYVVAGILFILLAIPTIRLTDWYTARLREREQSGSVL